A portion of the Bacteroidota bacterium genome contains these proteins:
- the rffA gene encoding dTDP-4-amino-4,6-dideoxygalactose transaminase yields MIGFNKPYVTGKEYEYIADAVNSGKISGNGKYTQLCQKVFEQKYGFQKCLLTTSCTDALEMAAILLNIKEGDEVIIPSYTFVSTANAFVLRGARIVFADSMEQNPNVDAEQLEGLITPKTKAIVVVHYAGIACDMDRVMEIANKHNLFVVEDAAQAIDSFYTGKDGVKRPLGSIGHLAAFSFHETKNIISGEGGMLVVNDEQFVKRSEIIWEKGTNRSAFFRGEIDKYGWVDMGSSFLPSEIVAAFLWAQLENLDDIQQKRIALWEQYYKLLKPLQDKGILQLPIVPDYATNNAHMFYVICRNIEERTAIINQLRENEIHAVFHYLSLHKSPFYTDKHDGRVLPLTDSYAETLLRLPMYYELNEVDVERICKLIPGYK; encoded by the coding sequence ATGATAGGCTTCAATAAACCTTATGTAACAGGCAAAGAATACGAATATATTGCCGATGCAGTAAACTCTGGAAAAATTTCCGGCAACGGTAAATACACCCAACTCTGCCAAAAAGTCTTTGAGCAGAAATACGGCTTTCAAAAATGCTTACTTACTACATCTTGTACAGATGCTTTGGAAATGGCAGCTATTCTGTTGAATATTAAGGAAGGAGATGAGGTCATCATTCCTTCTTACACTTTTGTGAGTACTGCCAATGCTTTTGTGTTGAGAGGAGCAAGAATTGTATTTGCTGATTCTATGGAACAAAACCCAAACGTTGACGCTGAGCAATTGGAAGGCCTGATTACGCCTAAAACCAAAGCCATTGTGGTGGTGCATTATGCGGGAATTGCTTGTGATATGGATAGGGTGATGGAGATTGCAAATAAGCATAATCTCTTTGTGGTAGAAGACGCTGCACAGGCTATAGATAGTTTTTATACCGGAAAAGATGGAGTAAAAAGACCTTTGGGCAGTATTGGTCATTTGGCAGCTTTTAGCTTTCACGAGACCAAAAATATCATTTCCGGTGAAGGAGGAATGTTAGTTGTAAACGATGAGCAATTTGTAAAACGTTCAGAAATCATCTGGGAAAAAGGAACAAATCGTTCTGCATTTTTCAGAGGAGAAATAGACAAATATGGCTGGGTGGACATGGGCTCTTCCTTTTTGCCTTCAGAGATTGTGGCTGCTTTTCTTTGGGCACAATTAGAGAATTTGGATGATATCCAACAAAAGCGAATTGCACTGTGGGAGCAATATTATAAACTTCTAAAACCTTTGCAAGATAAAGGAATATTGCAATTGCCTATTGTTCCGGACTATGCAACCAATAATGCCCACATGTTTTATGTGATTTGCAGAAATATTGAAGAGAGGACTGCAATTATCAACCAACTTAGAGAAAACGAAATCCATGCGGTGTTTCACTATTTGAGTTTGCACAAAAGCCCTTTCTATACCGATAAACATGATGGCAGAGTATTACCTTTAACAGATTCCTATGCAGAAACCTTGTTGAGATTGCCTATGTATTATGAGTTGAATGAGGTAGATGTGGAGAGGATTTGTAAGTTGATACCGGGATATAAGTAA
- a CDS encoding glycosyltransferase family 39 protein — protein sequence MIEKIKQLEVFVNSYSKYILGVIVFTFLATRIAYLESDVPPKNIAEYTQNDEAYYAIKAIQLINKSKLKIKDKEYFENDYLAPLNLLQQYSVFLSLKIFGKNYYGLRMPSVFAGLIVLVLFFSIVKDRFGGIWAVISALFLLVNFNFLLASRINEPTIFRMMAMFILLYYLLKRVNTHRSKYRYFIVGLIGTSCFIYIYPTNAFLILVTLLLPFIPSLKQDDYNFSISFYNLLYVILGLLVAVLIFILIAIAVSDTIDFKYFLSSYFVRTAVGQTEQSLFGKMIHNLKGIYGASYFFGNLPFFLFFVLAYLLFIFDILKSCVRKLGKHADILVFLFITLFFIQTAFINDYGLRKLVFILPLVVYILIHCFDLILNYSIRLKFLLFIPLFILFVFSAIDSLKKDYLYVYSIPTFNHKEAMIKLREYDNEIFVGGWSYSFSLYNDIIPTLNKYSFYNKGDIESKLMRDSNKTLKAKGSVYDYSDTIEMAMKDNGFELYEILLYSNDPRLKDIGLYFKK from the coding sequence ATGATTGAAAAAATAAAACAACTGGAGGTATTTGTTAATTCTTATTCTAAGTATATTTTAGGTGTTATAGTTTTTACCTTTCTCGCTACTAGAATAGCATATTTAGAGAGCGATGTCCCTCCTAAAAATATTGCAGAATACACACAAAATGATGAGGCATACTACGCTATAAAAGCAATTCAGCTAATTAACAAATCTAAATTAAAGATTAAAGATAAAGAATATTTTGAGAATGATTACTTGGCACCACTTAACCTACTTCAACAATATTCGGTTTTTTTATCTTTAAAAATATTTGGCAAAAACTATTATGGTTTGCGAATGCCATCTGTTTTTGCTGGGTTAATAGTGTTGGTTTTATTCTTTTCTATAGTTAAAGATAGATTTGGAGGGATATGGGCTGTGATATCTGCTTTATTTTTGTTGGTTAATTTTAATTTTTTGTTGGCTTCAAGAATTAACGAACCAACAATATTCAGAATGATGGCAATGTTTATTTTATTATATTATCTTTTAAAAAGGGTTAACACCCATAGATCAAAGTACAGGTATTTCATTGTCGGTCTTATCGGTACTAGCTGTTTTATTTATATTTATCCAACAAATGCCTTTTTAATCTTAGTGACTTTATTATTGCCTTTTATTCCATCTTTAAAACAAGACGATTATAACTTTAGCATATCTTTTTACAACCTTCTTTATGTTATTCTTGGATTACTAGTTGCGGTCTTGATTTTTATACTTATTGCTATTGCTGTTTCTGATACCATTGATTTTAAGTATTTTCTTTCTTCATATTTTGTTAGAACGGCTGTAGGTCAAACAGAACAATCTTTATTTGGCAAAATGATTCATAATCTTAAAGGTATATATGGTGCTTCCTATTTCTTTGGCAATCTACCTTTCTTCTTATTTTTTGTTTTAGCATATTTACTTTTTATTTTTGACATATTGAAATCTTGTGTAAGAAAGTTGGGCAAACATGCTGATATTCTAGTATTTTTATTTATAACTTTATTTTTTATTCAGACTGCATTCATTAATGACTATGGACTACGTAAACTTGTTTTTATTTTGCCACTGGTTGTTTACATATTGATTCATTGTTTTGATTTAATTTTAAATTACAGTATTAGACTAAAATTTTTGTTATTCATCCCACTATTTATTTTGTTTGTGTTTTCAGCAATTGACTCTTTGAAGAAAGATTATTTGTATGTATATTCGATACCCACATTTAACCATAAAGAAGCAATGATAAAACTAAGAGAATATGATAATGAAATATTTGTTGGGGGTTGGTCTTATTCTTTTTCCTTGTATAATGATATAATACCAACGTTAAATAAATATTCTTTCTATAATAAAGGCGATATTGAAAGTAAGTTAATGCGTG